In the genome of Colletotrichum lupini chromosome 8, complete sequence, one region contains:
- a CDS encoding IMP-specific 5'-nucleotidase produces MTTRYRVEYALKTHRRDQFIGLLAVPFVLYSQPTGVFDTRATSIARMAEESHRRYAEIFRDVEHMIDDHRPFFTRLPLEAAFTLMDAKRLISSRRYVSPSFNDVRLILNAAQILAVTSPSPSPNPSTTTTVTSLQLATFDGDVTLYDDGESLLPTSPLIPRLLSLLRRDIKIGIVTAAGYTTADRYYDRLHGLLDAIAAAPDLSPIQKASIVIMGGEANYLFEYDPSSPHLLAPVPQEQWLTPEMASWSDADISALLDVAEGALLECIRTLNLPATLLRKDRAVGIVATDPAVRIPRESLEETVLVVQKILELSALGSPAQAAGHSTIAPSAPASSTEPTAVRRRVPFCAFNGGRDVFVDIGDKSWGVTVCQRWFAAKAGHPETPIAGEKTLHIGDQFLSAGSNDFKARSVVFVKDRERARRERGHGTADVEDDQTSFSSRFISKA; encoded by the exons ATGACGACAAGATACAGAGTAGAGT ATGCTCTCAAGACCCACAGACGAGACCAGTTCATAG GTCTCCTGGCAGTCCCCTTTGTCCTCTACTCCCAGCCCACCGGCGTCTTCGACACGAGAGCGACGAGCATAGCCCGCATGGCAGAGGAATCCCACCGCCGCTACGCCGAAATCTTTCGCGACGTCGAGCACATGATAGACGACCACA GGCCCTTCTTCACCCGCCTCCCCCTCGAAGCAGCCTTCACCCTCATGGACGCAAAACGCCTCATCTCCTCCCGCCGCTACGTCTCCCCCTCCTTCAACGACGTCCGCCTCATCCTCAACGCCGCCCAAATCCTCGCCGTCACCAGTCCCAGCCCCAGTCCAAACccatccaccaccaccaccgtcaCCTCTCTCCAACTCGCAACCTTTGACGGAGACGTAACCCTCTACGACGACGGCGAATCCCTCCTTCCCACCTCCCCCCTCATTCCCCGCCTCCTCTCCCTCCTCCGCCGCGACATCAAAATCGGCATCGTCACAGCAGCAGGCTACACAACAGCAGACCGCTACTACGACCGCCTCCACGGCCTCCTCGACGCCATCGCCGCCGCGCCCGACCTATCCCCGATCCAAAAGGCCTCCATCGTCATCATGGGCGGCGAAGCAAACTACCTCTTCGAATACGACCCGTCCTCTCCGCACCTCCTGGCCCCCGTCCCGCAGGAGCAGTGGCTCACGCCCGAGATGGCATCCTGGTCCGACGCCGACATCTCCGCGCTCCTCGACGTCGCCGAGGGCGCCCTGCTCGAGTGCATCCGCACCCTCAACCTCCCCGCCACCCTCCTCCGCAAAGACCGCGCCGTCGGCATCGTGGCAACCGACCCGGCCGTCCGCATCCCGCGCGAGTCCCTCGAGGAAACCGTCCTCGTCGTCCAGAAAATCCTCGAGCTCTCCGCGCTGGGATCACCCGCCCAAGCAGCCGGCCACAGCACAATCGCGCCCTCTGCCCCTGCCTCTTCCACTGAACCGACTGCTGTTCGCCGCCGCGTCCCCTTCTGCGCCTTCAACGGCGGCCGCGACGTCTTCGTCGACATTGGCGACAAGTCGTGGGGCGTGACCGTCTGCCAGCGCTGGTTCGCCGCCAAGGCGGGACACCCAGAGACCCCCATCGCCGGCGAGAAGACGCTGCACATTGGCGACCAGTTCCTCAGCGCCGGCAGCAACGACTTCAAGGCCCGGAGCGTGG TATTCGTCAAGGACAGGGAAAGGGCCAGAAGGGAGAGAGGACACGGGACTGCCGACGTAGAAGACGACCAGACGAGTTTCAGTAGCAGGTTCATCAGCAAGGCGTAA